One Triplophysa rosa linkage group LG21, Trosa_1v2, whole genome shotgun sequence DNA segment encodes these proteins:
- the clstn1 gene encoding calsyntenin-1 isoform X1 has protein sequence MRIGGVKPFASAVGLLLGLLCAVEAAKVNKHKPWIETTYHGIVTENDDKVLLDPPLIALDKDAPLRYAESFEVTFTKEGEICGFRIHGQNVPFEAVVLDKSTGEGVIRAKDKLDCELQKEHTFTIQAYDCGEGPDGANMKKSHKATVHIQVNDVNEYSPVFKEKSYKATVIEGKKYDSILKVEAVDADCSFQFSQICSYEIVTPDVPFTIDKDGNIKNTEKLNYSKERMYKLTVTAYDCGKNRASEDVLVKVNIKPTCKPSWQGFNKRIEYEPGTGSLALFPSMHLETCEEPITSIQATIMLETNHIGKGCDRDTYSEKSLHKLCGASAGTVELLPAPSNSANWTIGLPTDNGHDSDQVFEFNGTQATKVPEGVVSTSLKEPFTISVWMRHGPGGREKETILCNSDKTEMNRHHYSLYVHNCRLVVLLRQEPIESENYKPAEFHWKLDQVCDKEWHHYVLNIEFPAVTLFVDGATFEPFLVTEDYPLHASTIETQLTIGACWQDLSGHDNDTEPLTGGSARMSQFFRGNLAGLMIRSGKLENKKVIDCLYTCKEGLDVQLPEEVASAVKVEFNPNQSSLSLEGDDIESFEKVMQHISYLNSRQFPTPGIRHLRVATTVKCFNEETCISVPDAEGYVMVLQPEEPKISLSGIDHFARGAAEFESTEGVALFPELRIVSTITREVEVEAETEAEGEDDPTVQETVVSEEIMHNLDTCEVTVVGDDLNGDHESLEVDLAQIQQRGLEMSSSNVGMIITGVNTMANYEQVLHLIRYRNWHTEALFDRKFKLVCSELNGRYISNEFKVEVNVIHTANPMDHANNAMVQPQFINQVQHASADLSGHNLVNTHQASVVPSAATIVIVVCVSFLVFMIILGVFRIRAAHQSTMRDQENGKENEMDWDDSALTITVNPMETYEDQHSSEEDADEDEDEDESEDGEEEDDITSAESGSSEDEAGEPEDQQSSSRQQQLEWDDSTLPY, from the exons AGAGTTTTGAGGTGACCTTCACCAAAGAAG GGGAGATCTGTGGCTTTAGGATTCACGGGCAGAATGTTCCGttcgaggcggtggtgctggataAGTCCACTGGAGAAGGAGTGATCCGGGCCAAGGACAAACTGGACTGTGAGCTGCAGAAGGAGCACACCTTCACCATTCAGGCGTATGACTGTGGAGAGGGACCAGATGGAGCCAACATGAAGAAGTCTCACAA GGCCACCGTTCACATCCAAGTAAATGACGTGAACGAGTACTCTCCAGTGTTTAAAGAGAAGTCCTACAAAGCCACAGTAATCGAGGGCAAAAAGTATGACAGCATCTTGAAGGTGGAGGCCGTGGATGCCGACTGCTCGTTCCAGTTCAGTCAGATCTGCAGCTATGAGATCGTCACCCCCGATGTGCCATTTACTATCGACAAGGATG GCAACATCAAGAACACAGAGAAGTTAAACTACAGCAAAGAGCGCATGTACAAACTGACCGTGACTGCGTATGACTGCGGGAAAAACCGCGCTTCCGAGGACGTCCTTGTCAAAGTCAACATCAAGCCAACCTGCAAACCGAGCTGGCAAG GATTTAATAAAAGGATTGAATATGAGCCTGGCACAGGAAGTCTTGCCCTGTTTCCCAGTATGCACCTGGAGACCTGCGAGGAGCCAATAACCTCCATTCAGGCCACCATTATGTTGGAGACGAATCACATCGGCAAGGGCTGCGACAGAGACACATACTCCGAAAAGTCCCTGCACAAGCTCTGTG GTGCCAGCGCTGGCACCGTGGAGCTGCTGCCCGCTCCCAGCAACTCTGCCAACTGGACCATTGGCTTGCCCACTGACAACGGGCATGACAGCGACCAAGTGTTTGAGTTCAACGGCACCCAGGCCACAAAGGTCCCTGAGGGTGTGGTGAGCACCAGCCTGAAGGAGCCCTTCACCATCTCAGTGTGGATGAGACATGGACCTGGAGGCAGGGAGAAAGAAACCATCCTCTGCAATTCTGACAAAACCG AGATGAACAGGCACCACTATTCTCTTTATGTACACAACTGTCGTCTGGTGGTGCTGTTGCGTCAGGAACCCATTGAATCTGAGAACTACAAACCTGCAGAATTCCACTGGAAACTTGACCAA GTGTGTGATAAAGAATGGCATCACTACGTGTTGAACATCGAGTTCCCGGCAGTGACTTTGTTTGTGGATGGTGCCACCTTTGAGCCTTTCCTGGTCACGGAGGATTACCCTCTGCATGCTTCCACGATCGAAACCCAGCTCACCATCGGCGCCTGCTGGCAAG ACCTCTCAGGACATGACAATGATACAGAGCCCTTGACAG GTGGCAGCGCCCGCATGAGTCAGTTCTTCCGTGGCAACCTGGCCGGACTCATGATCCGTTCTGGAAAACTGGAGAACAAGAAGGTCATCGACTGCCTCTACACCTGTAAGGAAGGTCTGGATGTGCAGCTTCCAGAAGAAGTGGCCTCAGCCGTGAAG GTGGAGTTTAACCCTAATCAGTCTTCTCTGAGCCTGGAGGGAGATGACATTGAGAGCTTTGAGAAGGTCATGCAGCACATCTCTTACCTAAACTCCCGGCAGTTCCCCACGCCAGGCATCCGCCATCTGCGCGTCGCCACCACAGTCAA GTGCTTCAATGAGGAGACGTGCATCTCCGTGCCCGACGCTGAAGGTTACGTGATGGTTCTCCAGCCAGAGGAGCCAAAGATCAGCCTCAGCGGAATTGACCATTTTGCCCGCGGGGCGGCCGAGTTTGAGAGCACAGAGGGTGTCGCGCTGTTCCCCGAGCTGAGAATCGTCAGCACCATCACCCGCGAGGTCGAGGTGGAAGCTGAGACGGAGGCTGAGGGAGAGGATGATCCTACGG TGCAAGAGACTGTAGTGTCTGAGGAAATCATGCATAACCTGGATACCTGTGAGGTGACTGTGGTTGGAGATGATCTGAACGGAGATCACGAGAGCTTGGAGGTGGATCTGGCCCAGATCCAGCAGAGAGGTCTGGAGATGAGCTCTTCCAACGTGGGCATGATCATCACCG GTGTTAACACTATGGCAAACTATGAACAGGTGCTGCACCTGATTCGCTACAGGAACTGGCACACTGAGGCTCTGTTTGACAGGAAGTTCAAACTGGTCTGCTCGGAGCTCAACGGCCGTTACATCAGCAATGAATTTAAAGTGGAG GTCAACGTGATCCACACAGCAAATCCCATGGATCATGCTAACAACGCTATGGTACAACCTCAGTTCATCAACCAGGTCCAGCATGCTTCAGCGGACCTGTCAGGACACAACCTGGTCAACACCCATCAGGCCTCAG TCGTCCCCAGCGCCGCAACCATTGTTATCGTGGTGTGCGTGAGCTTCCTGGTGTTCATGATAATTCTGGGTGTGTTCCGCATCCGCGCTGCACATCAGAGCACCATGAGGGACCAGGAGAACGGAAAAGAAAATGAGATGGACTGGGATGACTCGGCACTCACCATCACCGTCAACCCCATGGAG ACTTATGAGGACCAGCACAGCAGTGAGGAAGATGCAGATGAGGATGAGGACGAGGACGAGAGCGAGGATGGCGAGGAAGAAGATGACATCACCAGCGCAGAGTCAGGCAGTAGTGAGGATGAGGCCGGAGAGCCTGAAGACCAGCAGAGCTCCAGCAGACAGCAGCAGCTGGAATGGGACGACTCCACCCTCCCCTACTga
- the clstn1 gene encoding calsyntenin-1 isoform X2 encodes MRIGGVKPFASAVGLLLGLLCAVEAAKVNKHKPWIETTYHGIVTENDDKVLLDPPLIALDKDAPLRYAGEICGFRIHGQNVPFEAVVLDKSTGEGVIRAKDKLDCELQKEHTFTIQAYDCGEGPDGANMKKSHKATVHIQVNDVNEYSPVFKEKSYKATVIEGKKYDSILKVEAVDADCSFQFSQICSYEIVTPDVPFTIDKDGNIKNTEKLNYSKERMYKLTVTAYDCGKNRASEDVLVKVNIKPTCKPSWQGFNKRIEYEPGTGSLALFPSMHLETCEEPITSIQATIMLETNHIGKGCDRDTYSEKSLHKLCGASAGTVELLPAPSNSANWTIGLPTDNGHDSDQVFEFNGTQATKVPEGVVSTSLKEPFTISVWMRHGPGGREKETILCNSDKTEMNRHHYSLYVHNCRLVVLLRQEPIESENYKPAEFHWKLDQVCDKEWHHYVLNIEFPAVTLFVDGATFEPFLVTEDYPLHASTIETQLTIGACWQDLSGHDNDTEPLTGGSARMSQFFRGNLAGLMIRSGKLENKKVIDCLYTCKEGLDVQLPEEVASAVKVEFNPNQSSLSLEGDDIESFEKVMQHISYLNSRQFPTPGIRHLRVATTVKCFNEETCISVPDAEGYVMVLQPEEPKISLSGIDHFARGAAEFESTEGVALFPELRIVSTITREVEVEAETEAEGEDDPTVQETVVSEEIMHNLDTCEVTVVGDDLNGDHESLEVDLAQIQQRGLEMSSSNVGMIITGVNTMANYEQVLHLIRYRNWHTEALFDRKFKLVCSELNGRYISNEFKVEVNVIHTANPMDHANNAMVQPQFINQVQHASADLSGHNLVNTHQASVVPSAATIVIVVCVSFLVFMIILGVFRIRAAHQSTMRDQENGKENEMDWDDSALTITVNPMETYEDQHSSEEDADEDEDEDESEDGEEEDDITSAESGSSEDEAGEPEDQQSSSRQQQLEWDDSTLPY; translated from the exons GGGAGATCTGTGGCTTTAGGATTCACGGGCAGAATGTTCCGttcgaggcggtggtgctggataAGTCCACTGGAGAAGGAGTGATCCGGGCCAAGGACAAACTGGACTGTGAGCTGCAGAAGGAGCACACCTTCACCATTCAGGCGTATGACTGTGGAGAGGGACCAGATGGAGCCAACATGAAGAAGTCTCACAA GGCCACCGTTCACATCCAAGTAAATGACGTGAACGAGTACTCTCCAGTGTTTAAAGAGAAGTCCTACAAAGCCACAGTAATCGAGGGCAAAAAGTATGACAGCATCTTGAAGGTGGAGGCCGTGGATGCCGACTGCTCGTTCCAGTTCAGTCAGATCTGCAGCTATGAGATCGTCACCCCCGATGTGCCATTTACTATCGACAAGGATG GCAACATCAAGAACACAGAGAAGTTAAACTACAGCAAAGAGCGCATGTACAAACTGACCGTGACTGCGTATGACTGCGGGAAAAACCGCGCTTCCGAGGACGTCCTTGTCAAAGTCAACATCAAGCCAACCTGCAAACCGAGCTGGCAAG GATTTAATAAAAGGATTGAATATGAGCCTGGCACAGGAAGTCTTGCCCTGTTTCCCAGTATGCACCTGGAGACCTGCGAGGAGCCAATAACCTCCATTCAGGCCACCATTATGTTGGAGACGAATCACATCGGCAAGGGCTGCGACAGAGACACATACTCCGAAAAGTCCCTGCACAAGCTCTGTG GTGCCAGCGCTGGCACCGTGGAGCTGCTGCCCGCTCCCAGCAACTCTGCCAACTGGACCATTGGCTTGCCCACTGACAACGGGCATGACAGCGACCAAGTGTTTGAGTTCAACGGCACCCAGGCCACAAAGGTCCCTGAGGGTGTGGTGAGCACCAGCCTGAAGGAGCCCTTCACCATCTCAGTGTGGATGAGACATGGACCTGGAGGCAGGGAGAAAGAAACCATCCTCTGCAATTCTGACAAAACCG AGATGAACAGGCACCACTATTCTCTTTATGTACACAACTGTCGTCTGGTGGTGCTGTTGCGTCAGGAACCCATTGAATCTGAGAACTACAAACCTGCAGAATTCCACTGGAAACTTGACCAA GTGTGTGATAAAGAATGGCATCACTACGTGTTGAACATCGAGTTCCCGGCAGTGACTTTGTTTGTGGATGGTGCCACCTTTGAGCCTTTCCTGGTCACGGAGGATTACCCTCTGCATGCTTCCACGATCGAAACCCAGCTCACCATCGGCGCCTGCTGGCAAG ACCTCTCAGGACATGACAATGATACAGAGCCCTTGACAG GTGGCAGCGCCCGCATGAGTCAGTTCTTCCGTGGCAACCTGGCCGGACTCATGATCCGTTCTGGAAAACTGGAGAACAAGAAGGTCATCGACTGCCTCTACACCTGTAAGGAAGGTCTGGATGTGCAGCTTCCAGAAGAAGTGGCCTCAGCCGTGAAG GTGGAGTTTAACCCTAATCAGTCTTCTCTGAGCCTGGAGGGAGATGACATTGAGAGCTTTGAGAAGGTCATGCAGCACATCTCTTACCTAAACTCCCGGCAGTTCCCCACGCCAGGCATCCGCCATCTGCGCGTCGCCACCACAGTCAA GTGCTTCAATGAGGAGACGTGCATCTCCGTGCCCGACGCTGAAGGTTACGTGATGGTTCTCCAGCCAGAGGAGCCAAAGATCAGCCTCAGCGGAATTGACCATTTTGCCCGCGGGGCGGCCGAGTTTGAGAGCACAGAGGGTGTCGCGCTGTTCCCCGAGCTGAGAATCGTCAGCACCATCACCCGCGAGGTCGAGGTGGAAGCTGAGACGGAGGCTGAGGGAGAGGATGATCCTACGG TGCAAGAGACTGTAGTGTCTGAGGAAATCATGCATAACCTGGATACCTGTGAGGTGACTGTGGTTGGAGATGATCTGAACGGAGATCACGAGAGCTTGGAGGTGGATCTGGCCCAGATCCAGCAGAGAGGTCTGGAGATGAGCTCTTCCAACGTGGGCATGATCATCACCG GTGTTAACACTATGGCAAACTATGAACAGGTGCTGCACCTGATTCGCTACAGGAACTGGCACACTGAGGCTCTGTTTGACAGGAAGTTCAAACTGGTCTGCTCGGAGCTCAACGGCCGTTACATCAGCAATGAATTTAAAGTGGAG GTCAACGTGATCCACACAGCAAATCCCATGGATCATGCTAACAACGCTATGGTACAACCTCAGTTCATCAACCAGGTCCAGCATGCTTCAGCGGACCTGTCAGGACACAACCTGGTCAACACCCATCAGGCCTCAG TCGTCCCCAGCGCCGCAACCATTGTTATCGTGGTGTGCGTGAGCTTCCTGGTGTTCATGATAATTCTGGGTGTGTTCCGCATCCGCGCTGCACATCAGAGCACCATGAGGGACCAGGAGAACGGAAAAGAAAATGAGATGGACTGGGATGACTCGGCACTCACCATCACCGTCAACCCCATGGAG ACTTATGAGGACCAGCACAGCAGTGAGGAAGATGCAGATGAGGATGAGGACGAGGACGAGAGCGAGGATGGCGAGGAAGAAGATGACATCACCAGCGCAGAGTCAGGCAGTAGTGAGGATGAGGCCGGAGAGCCTGAAGACCAGCAGAGCTCCAGCAGACAGCAGCAGCTGGAATGGGACGACTCCACCCTCCCCTACTga
- the lzic gene encoding protein LZIC produces the protein MASRGKSETSKLRQNMEEQLDRLMQQLQDLEECREELDEEEYEETKKETLEQLSEFNESLKKLMSGNMTLVDELGGMQLAIQAAISQAFKTPEVIRLFAKKQPGQLRTRMAEMDRDVMVGKLPRDVYTQQKVEILTALRKLGEKLTPEDEAFLSVNASAKLSQFEKVTASLGSEDKIMALASSGVGNAQT, from the exons ATGGCGTCTCGGGGTAAATCAGAAACGAGTAAACTGCGACAAAACATGGAAGAACAGCTGGACCGGTTGATGCAACAACTGCAGGACTTAGAGGAGTGCAG agAAGAACTGGATGAGGAGGAGTatgaagaaacaaaaaaagagacATTAGAGCAGTTGAGCGAGTTCAATGAATCACTGAAGAAGTTAATGTCTGGAAACATGACTTTGGTTGATGAACTCGGGGGAATGCAATTG GCGATCCAAGCTGCCATCAGCCAGGCATTTAAGACACCTGAAGTTATTCGGCTGTTTGCTAAAAAGCAGCCAGGCCAGCTGAGGACAAGAATGGCTGAG ATGGACCGTGACGTGATGGTTGGAAAGCTTCCTCGAGATGTGTACACTCAGCAGAAAGTGGAGATCCTCACAGCTCTGAGAAAACTTGGCGAGAAG CTTACACCAGAAGACGAAGCTTTCCTTTCTGTGAATGCCAGTGCTAAACTGAGTCAGTTTGAGAAGGTCACAGCTAGTTTAG GATCTGAAGATAAAATTATGGCGCTGGCCAGTTCTGGTGTTGGAAACGCCCAGACATAA
- the nmnat1 gene encoding nicotinamide/nicotinic acid mononucleotide adenylyltransferase 1 — protein MASQEKTKVVLLACGSFNPITNMHLRMFELARDHLEDTGRYTVVKGIVSPVGDPYGKKGLVTACGRVTMARLATENSDWITVDDWECQQIEWVPTAKVLWHYHEELISNENINDDVDKGKRRKRRKLEQNENAGQSSCINTNADTPQLKLLCGADVLESFDVPSLWKTDDIEEIVSHYGIVCITRFGCDPEKFINQSDLLYKHRKNIHVVREWVINEISATHVRRSLRRGQSVRYLLPDPVVNYIQENNLYTAESERNNADQVLAPFQR, from the exons ATGGCGTCACAAGAGAAAACCAaagttgtgctacttgcatgcGGGTCATTCAACCCCATCACAAACATGCACCTGCGCATGTTTGAACTGGCTCGTGACCACCTTGAAGACACTg GTAGATACACGGTGGTGAAAGGTATAGTATCTCCAGTTGGGGATCCCTATGGGAAGAAAGGTCTGGTTACAGCCTGTGGTCGAGTGACCATGGCTAGACTAGCCACAGAGAATTCTGATTGGATCACAGTGGATGACTGGGAGTGTCAGCAGATAGAGTGGGTACCTACAGCCAAAGTTTTATG GCATTATCATGAAGAACTTATTTCCAATGAAAACATCAATGATGACGTAGACAAAGGGAAAAGAAGGAAAAGACGGAAGCTGGAGCAAAATGAAAACGCCGGTCAAAGCTCTTGTATTAACACAAATGCAG ACACTCCCCAGCTGAAACTACTATGTGGCGCTGATGTGCTGGAGTCCTTTGACGTTCCCAGCCTTTGGAAGACTGATGATATTGAGGAGATAGTTAGCCACTATGGTATAGTGTGCATCACCAGATTCGGCTGCGACCCTGAGAAGTTCATAAACCAGTCTGACCTACTGTACAAACACCGTAAGAACATCCACGTGGTTCGAGAATGGGTTATCAACGAGATCTCAGCCACTCATGTGCGCCGGTCCCTGCGCAGGGGACAGAGTGTGcgctacctgctgcctgaccctGTAGTGAACTATATTCAGGAGAACAATCTGTACACTGCAGAGAGCGAGCGGAATAATGCAGATCAAGTACTTGCCCCTTTTCAGAGATAA
- the rbp7a gene encoding LOW QUALITY PROTEIN: retinoid-binding protein 7a (The sequence of the model RefSeq protein was modified relative to this genomic sequence to represent the inferred CDS: inserted 2 bases in 1 codon) — protein MPVSLCGTWDMLSNVNFEGYMIALGISLYTRKIALRLKHRKVIEQVGDQCVIKTLSTFRNYTFSFKVNEEFQEFTKGLDDRHCKSLVQWEGNKIECVQKGEKKNXGWAHWIEDDKLYLELYCEDQVCKQVFKRVV, from the exons ATGCCTGTCAGTCTCTGTGGTACATGGGACATGCTCAGCAATGTCAACTTTGAGGGATACATGATTGCTTtag GAATCAGCTTGTACACCCGTAAGATCGCCCTGAGGCTAAAACATCGTAAAGTGATCGAGCAGGTGGGAGATCAGTGTGTCATCAAGACCCTCAGCACATTCAGAAACTACACGTTTTCATTTAAAGTAAATGAGGAGTTTCAAGAGTTTACCAAGGGACTGGATGACAGACACTGcaag TCACTGGTGCAATGGGAGGGGAACAAGATTGAGTGCGTACAAAAGGgcgagaaaaaaaa aggatgGGCACACTGGATTGAGGATGATAAACTCTATTTG GAGTTGTACTGTGAGGATCAGGTCTGCAAGCAAGTTTTCAAACGGGTTGTCTGA
- the ube4b gene encoding ubiquitin conjugation factor E4 B has product MEQLSPEEIRRRRLARLAGGQTSQPSTPLSTPLTSPQRETPPGPLPGPSGASLQSVPPAPSHTLGLNAQNVTPATSPMGASGVAYRSQSSEGVSSLSSSPSNSLETQSQSLSRSQSMDIDTASCEKSMSQVDVDSGIENMEVDDSDRREKRNLAERDSTSNPDISEEHALQLICKILRVSWKEQDRDVIFLPSLAAEFQKNPKDVYSDFKDLIGQILMEALMMSTRTRDCNPFASLTATSQPITAARSPDHHLTLIPPSSQSGSPMMPSAGSFGASSLSSLGASGGGMVGDSGSDRFTIESSKETEMLNYLIERFDSVGMEERKAPKMCSQPVVSQLLSNIRSQCICHAALVLQGALTQPRAPLQPSLLVPYMLCRNLPYGFIQELVRMTHQEEDLFKQIFVPILQGLAQAVKECSFDSDNFKYPLMALAELCEVKYGKTHPICSLITSLPLWCPDPLSPGTGREIQRLSFLGSFFSLSVFAEDDTKVGDKYFSGPAITMENTRVVSQSLQHYLESARGDLFKILHNILLNGETREAALSYMAALVNRNVKKAQMQTDDKLVSTDGFMMNFLWVLQQLSMKIKLDTVDPLYIFHPKCRLNVTPEETRLKATMEELKSWTTELHGDSSKFSEPKFPTECFFLTLHAHHLSILPCCRRYIRRLRAIRDLNRTVEELKNSENQWKDSPLASRHREMLKRCKTQLKKLVRSKACADAGLLDENLLRRCLQFFSMVIQLILRMVEPAYPHVSLPLNPEIPKSFAALPEFYIEDVAEFLLFIVQYFPQVLYEPCTEDIVTFLVVFICSENYIKNPYLIAKLVEVLFVTNPAVQPRTQRFFEMMENHPLSVNQLVPALMKFYTDVEHTGATSEFYDKFTIRYHISTIFKSLWQNIGHQGTFLEEFNSGKQFVRYINMLINDTTFLLDESLESLKRIHEIQEEMKNNEQWDQLPRDQQQSRQSQLTQDERVSRSYLALATETVDMFHILTKQVQKPFLRPELGPRLAAMLNYNLQQLCGPKCRDLKVENPEKYGFEPKKLLDQLTDIYLQLDCARFAKAIADDQRSYSRELFEEVISKMRKAGIKSTIAIEKFKLLSDKVEEIVARNSQSEMDYSDAPDEFKDPLMDTLMSDPVQLPSGNIMDRAIILRHLLNSPTDPFNRQPLNESMLEPVPELKERIQAWMREKQSGRFSQ; this is encoded by the exons ATGGAGCAGCTCAGTCCTGAGGAG ATTCGAAGGCGGCGACTGGCCCGGTTAGCCGGAGGGCAGACGTCTCAACCAAGCACCCCCCTTAGCACACCTTTGACCTCTCCACAGAGAGAGACCCCCCCAGGACCCTTACCCGGACCCTCTGGGGCCTCGTTGCAGTCTGTCCCACCAGCTCCATCTCACACTCTGGGCCTTAATGCCCAAAATGTCACCCCTGCCACCTCTCCAATGGGGGCATCAG GGGTCGCTTACCGCAGCCAGAGCAGCGAGGGGGTCAGCTCTCTCTCCAGCTCTCCGTCTAACAGCCTGGAGACGCAGTCCCAATCTTTGTCCCGCTCTCAGAGCATGGACATCGACACGGCCTCCTGTGAGAAGAG CATGTCCCAGGTTGATGTGGACTCAGGAATAGAGAACATGGAAGTGGACGACAGTGACCGCAGAGAGAAAAGGAACTTGGCTGAAAGG GACTCCACGTCTAATCCTGACATCTCTGAAGAGCATGCTCTGCAGCTCATATGTAAGATCTTGCGTGTTTCCTGGAAGGAACAGGACCGTGATGTCATCTTCCTGCCTTCACTTGCTGCTGAGTTTCAGAAGAACCCTAAGGATG TTTACTCTGACTTCAAAGACCTGATAGGTCAGATTTTAATGGAGGCTCTCATGATGTCCACCCGTACGCGTGACTGTAACCCATTCGCCAGCTTGACCGCCACATCTCAGCCAATTACTGCTGCCAGATCCCCGGACCATCACCTGACTCTCATCCCGCCCTCCAGCCAGAGCGGCAGTCCCATGATGCCCTCCGCAGGCTCATTTGGTGCCAGCTCTCTGTCTAG CCTGGGTGCATCTGGAGGGGGAATGGTTGGTGACTCAGGTAGTGACCGCTTTACCATAGAGTCCAGTAAAGAGACCGAGATGTTGAACTACCTCATCGAGCGTTTTGACAGTGTGGGTATGGAGGAGAGGAAAGCACCAAAG ATGTGCAGCCAACCAGTTGTCAGTCAGCTGCTAAGCAACATACGTTCCCAGTGTATTTGCCATGCTGCACTAGTGCTTCAAGGTGCCCTCACCCAGCCCAG AGCCCCTCTACAACCCTCCCTGCTGGTTCCCTACATGCTGTGCCGGAACCTTCCGTACGGCTTTATCCAGGAGCTGGTGCGCATGACTCACCAGGAGGAGGATTTGTTTAAACAG ATCTTTGTTCCCATTCTGCAAGGGCTTGCGCAAGCTGTGAAAGAATGTTCCTTTGACTCTGACAACTTCAAGTATCCTCTGATG GCTTTAGCTGAGCTTTGTGAGGTCAAGTATGGGAAGACTCACCCCATATGCAGTTTG ATCACCTCTCTGCCATTGTGGTGTCCTGACCCACTCAGTCCTGGGACAGGAAGAGAAATTCAAAGACTCTCCTTCCTGGGGTCTTTCTTTAGTCTGTCTGTGTTTGCAGAGGATGAT ACTAAAGTGGGAGACAAGTACTTTTCAGGTCCTGCCATAACTATGGAGAACACTCGTGTGGTCAGCCAGTCGCTTCAGCACTATTTGGAGTCTGCCAGG GGAGATCTATTTAAAATCTTGCACAACATCTTGCTGAATGGAGAAACAAGAGAAGCAGCTCTGAGCTATATGGCAGCTCTGGTGAACCGTAATGTGAAGAAGGCTCAGATGCAG ACCGATGACAAGCTAGTATCCACAGATGGCTTCATGATGAACTTCCTGTGGGTTCTGCAGCAGCTGAGTATGAAGATCAAGCTGGATACAGTGGATCCCCTTTACATCTTCCACCCCAAGTGTCGACTAAACGTCACCCCTGAAGAGACCAGGCTCAAAGCCACGATGGAGGAGCTGAAGAGTTGGACCACAGAGCTGC ATGGTGACTCATCCAAGTTTTCAGAGCCCAAGTTTCCCACCGAGTGCTTCTTCCTCACTCTACATGCACATCACCTGTCCATCCTGCCGTGCTGTCGACGCTACATACGTAGACTGAGGGCCATACGAGATCTGAACAG AACGGTTGAGGAGTTGAAGAACAGTGAGAACCAGTGGAAGGATTCCCCGTTGGCTAGTCGTCATCGGGAAATGCTGAAGAGATGTAAAACCCAGCTGAAG AAACTGGTGCGCTCTAAAGCCTGTGCAGACGCAGGGCTCCTGGATGAGAACCTGCTGCGCAGATGTCTGCAGTTCTTCAGTATGGTCATCCAGCTTATCCTGCGCATGGTGGAGCCTGCCTATCCACA TGTTAGCCTGCCTCTGAACCCAGAGATCCCAAAAAGCTTTGCAGCACTCCCTGAGTTTTACATTGAAGATGTGGCCGAGTTCCTGCTTTTTATTGTGCA GTACTTTCCCCAGGTCCTGTATGAGCCATGCACTGAGGACATCGTGACCTTCCTGGTGGTCTTCATTTGCAGTGAGAACTACATAAAGAACCCGTACTTGATCGCCAAGCTGGTGGAGGTGCTCTTTGTCACCAACCCTGCTGTGCAGCCGCGCACCCAGCGGTTCTTCGAGATGATGGAGAACCACCCGCTGTCTGTCAATCAGCTCGTCCCTGCCCTCATGAAGTTCTACACAG ATGTGGAGCACACTGGAGCAACTAGTGAGTTTTATGACAAGTTCACCATCCGCTACCACATCAGCACCATATTTAAAAGCCTGTGGCAAAACATTGGCCATCAAGGGACCTTCCTGGAGGAGTTCAA CTCTGGAAAGCAGTTTGTGCGCTACATCAACATGCTAATCAACGATACAACTTTTCTGCTGGATGAGAGTCTGGAGTCTCTGAAACGCATTCACGAGATCCAGGAGGAGATGAAGAACAATGAGCAGTGGGACCAGCTGCCCAGG GACCAGCAGCAAAGCCGTCAATCCCAGCTGACTCAGGATGAGCGGGTGTCACGTTCCTACCTGGCTTTAGCCACAGAGACAGTAGACATGTTCCACATCCTCACCAAACAGGTCCAGAAGCCCTTCCTGAGGCCT GAATTGGGTCCTCGTCTGGCTGCCATGTTGAACTATAACCTTCAGCAGCTGTGTGGGCCTAAATGTCGAGACTTGAAGGTTGAAAACCCAGAAAAATACGGTTTTGAGCCAAAGAAGCTCCTGGATCAGCTCACTGATATCTACCTGCAGCTGGACTGCGCTCGATTTGCTAAAGCCATCGCAGATGACCAG CGGTCATACAGCAGGGAGCTCTTTGAGGAGgtcatttccaaaatgagaaaggCCGGCATAAAATCCACCATTGCTATTGAGAAATTCAAACTCTTGTCTGATAAGGTAGAGGAGATAGTGGCCCGCAATTCACAGTCTGAGATGGATTACAGCGACGCCCCAGATGAGTTTAAAG ATCCCCTGATGGACACTCTCATGTCGGACCCCGTGCAACTGCCCTCTGGTAACATCA